The genomic DNA CTATTGGAATATCTTTTAAATCAGGGTCACGAGATATTTCTACTAAAGCTTCCTTACCATTCTTAATTGGCATGTTCAGGTCAAGAAAAATTAGATTAGGAAAATCACTAGCCTCATCATTTCTACTAGGAAGTTTTCTCCTTAAGTAATCAAGCATTTCTTGCCCATTATAAGACCGTGCTATATTCTTACGCGACACACCAGCTTCTTCTAAGGCATCCAAAGCCAGAAGAAAATCATCATCGTCATCTTCCACGACGAGTATTTGCAGTGGACTCGTATCACTCATATACTTATATAATCCACAAATAGCCACAAAACAACTAATATACCGAGGTGGTTATCTTAAGCATTTTTAATCTTTCTCCGGTCTAAATAGCCGATATATATCAACATGAATACTAGAATTGATACTAAATCAAAGCTTTTTTTAGCAGCTAAGTCGGCCCCGATAGACCCAGGGCTCAATAAATCAATATCTGAGGTCAGCATTCTTATAGTTGATGACGATAATGATGATGTACTTATTATATCTGAGCTTTTTGAAGAGAGTTTTCCTGAGCTTGATATTAAACTTGA from Cyanobacteriota bacterium includes the following:
- a CDS encoding response regulator, which encodes MSDTSPLQILVVEDDDDDFLLALDALEEAGVSRKNIARSYNGQEMLDYLRRKLPSRNDEASDFPNLIFLDLNMPIKNGKEALVEISRDPDLKDIPIVMLTTSSNPDDIKFCSENGANLYIVKEGFLEAYNANIRTVISFWSNMAA